A window of Palaemon carinicauda isolate YSFRI2023 unplaced genomic scaffold, ASM3689809v2 scaffold286, whole genome shotgun sequence contains these coding sequences:
- the LOC137636395 gene encoding uncharacterized protein, which translates to MKNIVINFASLCFMLSFGLTSSQVYQLQPEKRASTDNYILLNVTTAIKTKLGDLPDVRNDEEEPMTVREIAERGNISLEFSGGEVSKAYLEAFTLCVDFKVEVFTPLPAILSYATLDNMMMLKICVIPRVLWILYDIYHVKIQAFIYPMMWYHVCLVGDAEGNLNVYLQNELIDQRPMNPIPKLWLDGILILGQDQDELGGTFPLGQIFRGRISQVFFWSRPLSREELLKTKNCESTILPGNIISWVSSPWEIYGEVNEVHENYCDELDKPVFFFQTAMPFKEALEKLEIYGMSLARPQTWKSLTHLSTRLEKSGSQCSTSFSSYRFGWITNSGHFQYFINNYSLPNDDTNNQCVDQSADFIHEPPMLLTSHEVIFSSLTCDSFCFFGEYLNSRSIFHLRGLCKNGKSPKTRLALEFVFSLNPNGDYFLAGLTGMSIQTGNESKWFLINNDDNSQIASTYCTTVPVGRMEWKAENSNLSLCDDSRMLVLSKCSYEEEFTCDDGSCINITSRCNMIPECNDWSDEKNCTRIKLPTAYMSDIPPKLPMDFSIAVDIYHVEVNLLKMTVSLELSIEIIWYEERISFKNLQPDPEANLILKQRGKDWPIWVPHTSISPATSYGSIDHQPSVMVQKATEGKSNGDDTIYPGAESPILYNLTQHPTLRCLFCLKRYPHDEQFCHFKIGITNVPLNSINIINKTLNFFGNTELSEYLVGQWNVSGSNHILQIDFQLKRRIDHELLSTYFPTFLLLLIAYGTLFIDSENFSERGSMSLTTMLVLISLYTESLSNLPTTSYNKEIDGWYLFVINYVSIIIFVHLATSRTVMKQTTSMVKPISTSRWFKNKGKACGLADYLSPKRVLRGARILFGIALPVFLTFYFWRQMGEYGDPCGSV; encoded by the exons ATGAAGAATATTGTTATCAATTTTGCCTCTTTGTGTTTCATGTTATCTTTTg GACTGACAAGCAGTCAAGTGTACCAGCTGCAACCGGAGAAAAGAGCTTCCACGGACAATTACATTCTTCTGAACGTGACAACGGCCATCAAAACGAAGCTGGGAGATCTTCCCGATGTGAGAAACGATGAAGAAGAACCCATGACGGTCCGTGAGATTGCCGAGCGGGGAAATATATCTCTGGAATTTTCCGGGGGAGAAGTGTCGAAGGCCTATTTAGAAGCGTTTACGTTGTGCGTGGATTTTAAGGTTGAGGTCTTCACTCCATTGCCCGCTATCCTCAGCTACGCCACTTTGGACAACATGATGATGCTGAAGATAT GTGTAATACCACGCGTTCTTTGGATTTTGTACGATATCTACCACGTGAAAATACAGGCTTTCATCTATCCCATGATGTGGTATCACGTTTGTTTGGTGGGGGACGCAGAAGGGAACTTGAACGTCTACCTACAAAATGAGCTCATCGATCAACG TCCAATGAACCCCATACCAAAACTCTGGTTAGATGGTATCTTAATTTTGGGACAAGATCAAGACGAATTAGGAGGCACCTTCCCCCTCGGACAGATATTCCGGGGTAGAATATCACAAGTTTTCTTTTGGTCTCGACCGCTCTCCAGAGAAGAACTCCTGAAGACGAAAAACTGCGAAAGTACCATTCTGCCAGGAAACATCATATCGTGGGTCTCTTCCCCTTGGGAAATCTATGGTGAGGTCAACGAAGTTCACGAGAACTACTGCGACGAACTCGATAAACCTGTCTTCTTTTTTCAGACAGCTATGCCATTCAAAGAGGCCTTAGAGAAGTTAGAGATCTATGGGATGTCCCTAGCCAGACCCCAAACTTGGAAATCTTTAACACATTTATCCACCAGGCTAGAAAAATCTGGTTCTCAGTGTAGCACGAGTTTTTCATCATATAGATTTGGCTGGATTACTAACAGTGgtcattttcaatattttattaataactATTCCCTGCCAAATGATGATACCAACAACCAATGTGTTGACCAATCCGCTGATTTTATTCACGAACCACCGATGCTATTAACATCTCACGAAGTAATTTTTAGCTCTTTAACTTGTGATAGTTTCTGTTTTTTTGGCGAGTATCTTAACTCGAGATCTATCTTTCATCTTCGTGGTTTGTGCAAGAATGGAAAGTCCCCCAAAACGCGCTTGGCCCTTGAATTTGTCTTTTCCTTAAACCCAAATGGTGATTATTTTCTAGCTGGGTTGACAGGGATGAGCATACAAACAGGAAATGAGTCAAAATGGTTCCTGATTAATAATGACGACAACAGCCAAATTGCCAGTACATATTGCACCACTGTGCCGGTGGGGCGAATGGAGTGGAAGGCAGAAAACTCTAATCTTTCCCTTTGCGATGACTCGAGGATGTTGGTGTTGAGTAAGTGTTCCTATGAGGAAGAGTTCACATGTGACGACGGGTCTTGCATCAACATAACAAGCCGCTGCAATATGATACCGGAATGTAACGACTGGAGTGATGAAAAAAACTGTACACGTATTAAACTACCGACAGCTTACATGAGTGACATACCCCCAAAGCTGCCTATGGATTTCTCAATTGCAGTGGACATTTATCATGTGGAGGTTAACTTGCTAAAAATGACGGTCTCTCTGGAGCTCAGCATTGAGATTATTTGGTATGAAGAGCGAATATCCTTCAAAAATCTGCAGCCCGATCCAGAAGCTAACCTTATCTTGAAACAGCGAGGCAAAGACTGGCCAATATGGGTGCCTCACACTTCCATCTCTCCAGCTACTAGCTATGGAAGCATCGACCACCAACCATCGGTGATGGTTCAAAAAGCAACTGAAGGGAAAAGTAATGGAGATG ATACCATCTATCCAGGGGCTGAATCTCCAATCCTCTATAACCTAACGCAGCACCCAACTCTCCGTTGCCTGTTTTGTCTCAAACGTTACCCTCACGACGAACAGTTTTGTCACTTCAAGATCGGAATCACCAATGTTCCACTGAACAGTATCAACATCATTAATAAGACTCTGAATTTCTTTGGGAATACTGAACTGAGCGAGTACTTGGTGGGGCAATGGAATGTAAGTGGCTCAAATCACATATTACAGATTGATTTCCAACTAAAAAGGAGAATAGACCACGAACTCCTTTCGACTTACTTCCCTACATTCCTCCTGCTTCTGATTGCTTATGGAACTCTATTCATCGACTCAGAGAATTTCTCCGAGCGGGGAAGCATGAGTCTCACGACGATGCTGGTGCTTATATCCCTCTATACCGAGTCCTTGTCCAACCTTCCCACAACCTCTTACAATAAGGAGATCGACGGGTGGTATTTATTCGTCATCAACTACGTTTCTATCATAATTTTCGTGCACTTGGCCACCAGCCGGACTGTAATGAAACAAACGACAAGTATGGTAAAACCAATCTCCACCAGTCGCTGGTTTAAAAATAAAGGAAAGGCCTGTGGATTGGCAGATTACCTTAGCCCTAAAAGAGTTCTAAGAGGCGCAAGGATTTTATTTGGAATTGCTCTCCCAGTCTTTCTTACTTTTTACTTTTGGAGGCAGATGGGTGAATATGGAGACCCCTGTGGCTCGGTGTAG